The DNA region TTAAAAAATCAACATCAGCTAGTTCTGATATATTCTCATCTTCACCATCGAATCGTAATAATCCGTGACCTTCCTTAACCATCGACTGTGGCTCTTCTGTATAAGCTAAGAATAGACGGGCAAGATGCGGAACTTCCTCCCCATCCTCCTGTACGTATAGTTGACCATTTTCAGCCACTCTCGCCCCGTCAGGCGCGTAGATTGGGTCTCCGAGATCATCTAGTACGCGGTAGCCCTCCTCCGTCGCAAGGTATCCCTCAGCATCGATGGTAAACTGCCCATTACGTGTAAAACGTATATTTTCAAATGTTTGTTCAGCTTCATTTTCTAACATTTCTTCCTCATTCCCCGGCTCTTCGATGTCAAGGTCCTCATCCGTATCGTTCTCTGTAGAGGCTTCCTCTGGGATTTCTACTGCGAAAAACAGATGCCCTCTGGCCTCTGTTTCAGGATTCACAGGCATATGCTGGTCTACTAACGCAAAGTCGAGGTCTCTGTGTGTTTCTTGTACATCCCCTTGTTGAAAATTGAGAGCCCCTTCTTGTAAATACACACCGGTGTGTAGCACCCCCAAAGGCGCTTGTCCTTTCAATTGAGGTTGACCTTTGACTTGTGAACCATAATTGTCGTTCATCCGGTACATTAATATATCCGGAAAAGCCCGCAGTGAACTCTGGTCCTGCTTGAAGCCAGCCGTTTCTACATTTGCCAAGTTATTAGTAAGCATCTCTTGCTTGCGACTTGTCGCCGTCATACCTGATGCAGCAGTATATATCCCTCTAAACATATGGACCCCCCCTTATGACCACATCAAAGATCTATCACATATAGGATGACTCTAAATGGATGTTCGTCCTTTGCCATGCCTTAATGGGTGGCATTAGTTAATATAATTATCCCAATTCTCTAACATCATGCCTGTCCCATTAGCGACGCAAGCCATCGGGTCTTCTGCGATGAGAACAGGGACTTTCAACTCGTCTGATAAAAGCTTGTCCAACCCGTGTAAAAGTGCCCCACCGCCTGTAAGGATAATACCACGATCAATGATATCAGCCGACAACTCTGGTGGCGTACGCTCGAGCACACTTTTGGATGCCATGACTATATTAGAAACGGGCTCTGCCAATGCCGTATAAATTTCTTCAGAGTGGATGGTAATGGTACGAGGTAAACCTGATACCATATCACGCCCTCGAATGTCCATTTGTTCTTGGCGTCCTTGAGGATATACGGTGGCAATATTCATCTTGACATCCTCTGCTGTGCGATCGCCTATCACGAGCTTGTATTGATTTTTTATGTAATTTCCAATGGCGTAGTCAAACTTATCCCCAGCCATTTTTATAGAAGAGGCGGTGACGATATCATTCATAGATAATACCGCTATATCAGTCGTACCACCGCCAATATCAACGACCATATTCCCACTCGGCTGTGAGATGTCCATTCCTGCACCGACAGCCGCCACTTTCGGTTCCTCCTGTAAGGCCACTTTTTTACCACCGCTTTTTTCTGCCGCCTCAATGATGGCTTTTCTCTCAACGGAAGTAATGTTGGCTGGACAGCATATAAGTATCCTAGGAGATGTAAATAACCCTTTTACCCCTATTTTTTGTAGAAAGTATCTGAGCATCGCTTCTGTAATATCAAAGTCTGCAATGACACCGTCCTTCAAGGGACGAATCGCTTCTATGTTACCCGGTGTCCGTCCAACCATACGTCTCGCTTCATGTCCAACGGTTAAAACCTTATTTGACTTGCTATCAATCGCGACTACACTAGGCTCGTTTAAAACGATTCCTTTCCCTTTTACATGAATAAGTACGTTTGCCGTTCCTAAATCTATACCAATATCTCTTGTCAGCATGCCTTGCCCTCCCTGTATCAATCAACAATATCTATATCATACTAAAAATAGCGTCAAATTTCGATTTTTTCTTTAATATATTTTTCGATATGACTCAGGGATTTTCCTCTATTGTTTTAATGTCATACACATGGAAAATCTAGGTGTTCGCTTCAGCCAAATCCTCACCTTCTATTTTACCAGAAGGGGGCTGCTTATACTTAACCTTTGTTGCTTCTCCTCCTCTCAAATGTCGTATTGACTTGTGGTATTCCAAAATTTCTCTGACCTCATTTGCTAGTTCTGGATTAATGTCGGGTAGTCGTTCGGTTAGATCTTTGTGCACTGTACTTTTTGAAACACCAAATTTTTTAGCTATCATGCGGACCGTATTCTTTGTCTCCACGATGTACGTAGCGATTTTCAACGTCCGTTCTTTGATGTAATCGTGCACTCCCCTCGCCTCCCTATTCGGTTTAGTCTGATACATTATATTGACAAGGAAGAGCATATATTCTACAAATCCAAGCCTGACAAGCTAAAAAGACCTTTTTTTTTGTTTTTTCCTAAAAAACAATGGTTTGTTTCTCCGTTTTCGCAAATGAAAAAAAAAAAGCTTTTCCTACTGGACAAGCTTTCTCATCAAACGTATGGATTTGATCTTCTGCTATATTGATTGTTGGAACAAAACTATTTTTTAGTTTCGAATCTTAGTTCCAAAATATCTCCTTTTTGAGTCTA from Caldalkalibacillus salinus includes:
- a CDS encoding flagellar hook-basal body protein, whose product is MFRGIYTAASGMTATSRKQEMLTNNLANVETAGFKQDQSSLRAFPDILMYRMNDNYGSQVKGQPQLKGQAPLGVLHTGVYLQEGALNFQQGDVQETHRDLDFALVDQHMPVNPETEARGHLFFAVEIPEEASTENDTDEDLDIEEPGNEEEMLENEAEQTFENIRFTRNGQFTIDAEGYLATEEGYRVLDDLGDPIYAPDGARVAENGQLYVQEDGEEVPHLARLFLAYTEEPQSMVKEGHGLLRFDGEDENISELADVDFLIDLEEGSATRPFSVLQGYVERSNVDPTQTMTDMLNTYRMYEANQRILQAYDRSAEKAVNEVGRIY
- a CDS encoding rod shape-determining protein; translated protein: MLTRDIGIDLGTANVLIHVKGKGIVLNEPSVVAIDSKSNKVLTVGHEARRMVGRTPGNIEAIRPLKDGVIADFDITEAMLRYFLQKIGVKGLFTSPRILICCPANITSVERKAIIEAAEKSGGKKVALQEEPKVAAVGAGMDISQPSGNMVVDIGGGTTDIAVLSMNDIVTASSIKMAGDKFDYAIGNYIKNQYKLVIGDRTAEDVKMNIATVYPQGRQEQMDIRGRDMVSGLPRTITIHSEEIYTALAEPVSNIVMASKSVLERTPPELSADIIDRGIILTGGGALLHGLDKLLSDELKVPVLIAEDPMACVANGTGMMLENWDNYIN
- the spoIIID gene encoding sporulation transcriptional regulator SpoIIID, with the protein product MHDYIKERTLKIATYIVETKNTVRMIAKKFGVSKSTVHKDLTERLPDINPELANEVREILEYHKSIRHLRGGEATKVKYKQPPSGKIEGEDLAEANT